A genome region from Proteus vulgaris includes the following:
- the hslO gene encoding Hsp33 family molecular chaperone HslO, translating to MSKKDSLSRFLFEKNAVRGELVNVTETYQSMLENHHYPEPVQHLLGDLLVATSLLTATLKFEGDITVQIQGDGPVRLAVINGNNNQQMRGVARIGDDVKAGSTLKEMIGNGFMVITVTPEKGERYQGIVALDGETIEACIDNYFKQSEQLPTRVFIRSGMQAGKPAAAGMLLQVLPASEAFTAKHTAESFDLLTKLTHTIKAEELFTLDTKEILHRLYHEEDVTLYDPQVVEFHCTCSRERCENTLVTLSEEDVNHLLQEKGKIDMECEYCGTHYIFTENDINNINKLDKSKLN from the coding sequence ATGTCTAAAAAAGATTCTTTATCACGTTTTTTATTCGAAAAAAACGCGGTACGTGGTGAATTGGTCAATGTGACTGAAACCTATCAATCAATGCTTGAGAATCACCATTATCCTGAGCCAGTTCAACACCTTCTGGGTGATTTGCTGGTGGCAACCAGTTTGTTAACCGCTACGCTTAAATTTGAAGGTGATATTACGGTTCAAATACAAGGTGATGGCCCTGTGCGACTGGCTGTGATCAATGGAAATAACAATCAACAAATGCGTGGTGTTGCACGTATTGGAGATGATGTTAAAGCGGGTAGTACCTTAAAAGAGATGATCGGTAATGGTTTTATGGTCATCACAGTAACGCCTGAAAAAGGTGAACGTTATCAAGGTATTGTTGCGCTTGATGGTGAAACGATTGAAGCCTGTATTGATAACTACTTTAAGCAATCAGAACAGTTACCTACACGTGTATTTATTCGTAGTGGTATGCAAGCGGGCAAACCTGCTGCAGCCGGTATGTTATTACAAGTATTACCGGCATCAGAAGCATTTACAGCAAAACATACTGCTGAAAGTTTTGATTTACTGACGAAATTAACACACACAATCAAGGCTGAAGAGCTATTTACGCTAGATACTAAAGAGATCTTACACCGTTTATATCACGAAGAAGATGTCACTCTTTATGATCCTCAAGTTGTTGAATTTCATTGCACTTGTTCGCGTGAACGTTGTGAAAATACATTAGTAACATTATCGGAAGAGGATGTGAACCACCTGTTGCAAGAAAAGGGAAAAATTGATATGGAATGCGAATATTGTGGAACACATTATATCTTTACAGAGAATGATATTAATAATATCAATAAGTTGGATAAATCCAAATTAAACTGA
- the aroK gene encoding shikimate kinase AroK has protein sequence MAEKRNIFLVGPMGAGKSTIGRQLAQQLSMEFYDSDQEIERRTGADVGWVFDVEGEEGFRQREEKIINELTEKQGIVLATGGGSVKSRETRNRLSARGVVVYLETNIEKQLARTQRDKKRPLLQGVEPVRDVLETLAEERNPLYEEIADITIHTDDQSAKIVANQIIELLEQN, from the coding sequence ATGGCAGAGAAACGTAATATCTTTCTGGTTGGGCCTATGGGTGCCGGCAAAAGCACTATTGGTCGTCAGTTAGCTCAACAACTTAGTATGGAGTTTTATGATTCCGATCAGGAAATTGAGCGGCGTACAGGTGCGGATGTAGGTTGGGTATTTGATGTTGAAGGCGAAGAAGGCTTCCGTCAACGAGAAGAGAAAATAATCAACGAACTTACTGAAAAACAAGGCATTGTTCTTGCAACAGGTGGTGGTTCGGTGAAATCGCGAGAAACCCGTAACAGATTATCTGCTCGTGGTGTGGTTGTTTATTTAGAAACCAATATTGAAAAACAACTCGCGCGTACCCAACGTGATAAAAAACGTCCTTTATTGCAAGGTGTTGAGCCTGTGCGCGATGTCTTAGAGACATTAGCTGAAGAACGTAATCCTCTTTATGAAGAGATTGCTGACATCACTATTCATACTGATGATCAGAGTGCAAAAATTGTAGCCAATCAAATAATTGAATTATTAGAACAAAACTAA
- the umoB gene encoding flagellar biogenesis regulator UmoB: MRLSVIILAILMISLFIMAAFLFFKRRRLDGSYHLPSLAKPTYRKLTSDDYGLISDYLSYFGTSDFSSGYSLQNFPDMPLKGEVVTTLRNIVNRFAGSSEGLNHWRYYIDAVEIHIPPLLVPYLQQENVLDVVCTPSIPIVIGVNGHFLKDEKIHFSALSLKQLSEPILANGSSTIQKNEGDAAHLLQIREETNEEYRLHNSSGFWDGSLICIGFTLCLTALMMPQVFLPWILATGGAFFAVGVFLIHNPLIKPRKQEIHCFKGRLKRWGLFGNFDHGQVKNVSLGGIDLVYPPHWEPYIQNDIDKVTYLEMYPNHHVVKQGNYLSLHDEEKNYPYKRYIKNIIFVFWCLFIIGMLYLYQPLSLSMKLSFSWLKDTEPHLVTNFTELETTNLHVGDIIQAKGVGMCYMPPNLSSKNNKTIFAPFDCSGIYWNNSNPMPMPESSTIEKAAALLHMVEEQLHPVSNNRVNPSLGQAITKSGMNLLDNFDGIVLKTQDLCPRENECIRLKMALVNLSNVNDWAALVQRAESGKLTGTNVLLRAVSAEALEKLIDTTTSSFIYREIDKAAILLNSPPPGGVLLISDERKQLVDYASSSNSVFEPTPLEQWRELQRLSDILLHTPFDTGGVITGMVIDANGTLQIFLHSLPDSMTMLYYIGNTLLLFIAIGFLILNLFLIIRRRRQNNQRMNKISLYYEHCFYRPPQ; encoded by the coding sequence ATGAGATTATCAGTCATTATATTGGCTATCTTGATGATAAGCCTATTTATAATGGCCGCCTTTCTATTCTTTAAAAGAAGGCGGCTTGATGGCTCATATCATCTTCCATCTCTCGCTAAACCGACGTATCGCAAGCTCACTTCTGATGACTATGGGCTTATTAGTGATTATTTATCTTATTTTGGTACATCTGATTTTTCCTCTGGCTATTCATTACAAAACTTCCCCGATATGCCACTTAAAGGCGAAGTCGTGACTACATTAAGAAATATCGTTAATCGTTTTGCGGGTTCTAGTGAAGGATTAAATCATTGGCGTTACTATATTGATGCGGTAGAAATTCATATTCCCCCGTTACTTGTTCCTTACCTTCAGCAAGAAAATGTTCTCGATGTTGTCTGTACCCCTTCAATCCCCATTGTTATAGGTGTTAATGGCCATTTCTTAAAAGATGAAAAAATTCATTTCTCCGCTTTAAGTTTAAAACAGCTTTCTGAGCCTATATTGGCAAATGGTTCATCAACAATTCAAAAGAATGAAGGTGATGCGGCGCACTTATTACAAATCCGAGAAGAAACAAACGAAGAATATCGATTACATAATTCATCTGGTTTTTGGGATGGCTCTTTGATTTGTATAGGGTTTACGTTGTGCCTAACCGCCTTAATGATGCCTCAAGTTTTTCTTCCTTGGATCCTAGCGACTGGAGGGGCTTTTTTTGCTGTTGGCGTTTTTTTGATCCACAACCCTTTGATTAAACCGCGTAAACAAGAAATTCACTGTTTTAAGGGGCGTTTAAAGCGCTGGGGACTTTTTGGCAATTTTGATCATGGACAGGTAAAAAACGTTTCTTTAGGGGGGATTGATCTTGTTTATCCCCCTCATTGGGAGCCTTATATTCAAAATGATATTGATAAGGTGACTTATTTAGAAATGTATCCAAATCATCATGTTGTAAAGCAAGGAAATTACCTTTCGTTGCATGATGAAGAAAAAAACTACCCTTATAAACGCTATATTAAAAATATTATTTTCGTTTTCTGGTGCTTATTTATTATTGGCATGTTGTATCTTTATCAACCCCTTTCTCTTTCAATGAAACTCAGTTTTTCATGGCTGAAAGATACAGAACCTCATTTAGTCACCAATTTTACTGAACTAGAGACAACCAATTTACATGTTGGGGATATTATTCAAGCGAAAGGGGTTGGGATGTGCTACATGCCACCTAATTTATCAAGTAAGAATAATAAAACGATTTTTGCACCTTTTGATTGCTCTGGCATTTACTGGAATAACAGTAATCCAATGCCAATGCCTGAATCGAGTACGATAGAAAAAGCAGCGGCTTTATTGCATATGGTTGAAGAGCAATTACATCCTGTTTCTAATAACCGAGTTAACCCAAGTTTAGGTCAAGCGATTACTAAATCCGGGATGAACCTATTAGATAATTTTGATGGTATTGTGTTGAAAACACAGGATTTATGTCCACGAGAAAATGAGTGTATTCGCCTTAAAATGGCGCTAGTTAATTTAAGTAACGTCAATGATTGGGCTGCATTAGTTCAACGAGCTGAAAGCGGTAAATTAACCGGAACCAATGTTTTATTACGAGCTGTGAGTGCTGAGGCCTTGGAAAAGCTTATCGACACCACCACATCTTCTTTTATCTACCGAGAAATAGATAAAGCCGCAATACTGTTAAACAGTCCTCCACCGGGTGGTGTGCTGTTAATCAGTGATGAAAGAAAACAGCTTGTTGATTACGCTTCAAGTTCAAACTCAGTGTTTGAACCAACTCCGTTAGAACAGTGGCGAGAACTACAACGTTTATCCGATATTTTATTGCATACACCTTTTGATACAGGTGGCGTAATAACGGGCATGGTTATTGATGCAAATGGTACGTTACAGATATTTTTACATAGCCTGCCAGATTCGATGACGATGTTATATTACATCGGTAATACGTTATTATTGTTTATCGCTATTGGGTTCTTAATATTGAACCTATTTCTTATCATCCGGCGTCGGCGACAAAATAACCAACGCATGAATAAAATCAGTCTCTATTATGAGCACTGTTTTTATCGCCCTCCTCAGTAA
- the mrcA gene encoding peptidoglycan glycosyltransferase/peptidoglycan DD-transpeptidase MrcA, which yields MKFLKYFFIFVFACIILGAASIYGMYKYVEPQLPDVATLKDVRLQTPMQVFSADGELIAQYGEKRRLPLTLEEMPPQLINAFIATEDTRFREHHGIDPIGISRAVVVALTSGQASQGASTITQQLARNFFLTPEKKLMRKIKEAFLAIRIEKELTKDEILALYLNKIYLGNRAYGVGAAAYVYFGKSVHELSLNEMAVIAGLPKAPSTLNPLYSYDRALKRRNVVLLRMYEENYITRAQYESAKAEPIVAKYHAPQIDFSAPYLTEMVRMEMYERYGENAYTDGYKIYTTIVRKDQLAAEKALRDNVIDYDMRHGYRGAQEVLWSEGQTPWDNEAISQKLKGIQTYGPLIPAVVLSADAKEAKVILKTGDNITLDLKAVRWARKFISDTSQGATPTKVDAVVHAGEQIWVRQNNENNWVLAQLPGVNAAFVALDPINGGIIALVGGFDFEISKFNRVSQSLRQVGSNIKPFLYAAALDKGLTLSTLLNDLPISRWDAGAGTDWRPKNSPPTYAGPIRLRQGLGQSKNVVMVRAMRAMGVDYAADYLLRFGFPNQNIDRTESLALGSPSFTPMQMVRGFAVMANGGYLIEPYYIQRIENADGEELFTANPKVACPDCTDIPVIYGDTLRSIALSDDYMENVAQSNKSQPAAATPEIELEQAPLAETVKESPYAPHVISTPLAFLMHDALRTNLVGEPGWSGTGWRAVRDLKRQDIGGKTGTTNSSKDAWFSGYGANIVATAWIGFDDSSRNLGRTAASGGEAGAKTAQPIWNDFMKVALDGVPVNMMPVPKGVVAVQIDRRTGKLAGDGSSMKEYFIEGTQPTERAKNEVGTQIFEDNGESNELF from the coding sequence GTGAAGTTCTTAAAATATTTTTTCATCTTCGTTTTTGCTTGCATAATTTTGGGAGCAGCCTCGATATACGGTATGTATAAGTATGTTGAGCCCCAGTTACCCGATGTCGCGACATTAAAAGATGTTCGTTTACAAACCCCTATGCAAGTCTTTAGTGCAGACGGAGAGTTGATCGCGCAATACGGTGAAAAACGTCGTTTACCGTTAACATTGGAGGAAATGCCTCCTCAACTTATTAATGCCTTTATCGCAACAGAAGATACGCGTTTTCGTGAGCACCACGGTATTGACCCTATTGGGATCTCGCGTGCAGTGGTTGTAGCATTAACATCAGGGCAAGCCTCTCAAGGCGCTAGTACTATTACGCAACAATTAGCTCGAAATTTCTTTTTAACCCCAGAAAAGAAATTAATGCGAAAAATTAAAGAGGCCTTTTTGGCGATCCGCATAGAAAAAGAGCTCACTAAAGATGAAATTTTAGCGCTGTATCTAAATAAAATTTATCTCGGTAACCGTGCTTATGGTGTGGGTGCCGCTGCTTATGTTTACTTTGGAAAAAGTGTTCACGAGCTTAGCCTAAATGAAATGGCAGTTATTGCGGGTTTACCAAAAGCGCCATCGACGCTAAACCCACTCTATTCTTATGATCGCGCCTTAAAACGTCGTAATGTCGTTTTATTGCGTATGTATGAAGAAAACTATATCACTCGTGCACAGTATGAAAGTGCAAAAGCAGAGCCTATTGTTGCTAAATACCATGCACCGCAAATTGATTTCTCTGCACCTTATCTAACAGAAATGGTGAGAATGGAAATGTATGAGCGCTATGGTGAAAATGCTTATACAGATGGCTATAAAATTTACACGACGATTGTTCGTAAAGATCAATTAGCTGCAGAAAAAGCTTTGCGTGACAATGTGATCGATTATGACATGCGTCATGGTTACCGCGGTGCTCAAGAGGTTCTGTGGAGTGAAGGGCAAACGCCATGGGATAACGAAGCTATCAGTCAGAAATTAAAAGGGATCCAAACTTATGGTCCTTTAATTCCCGCGGTTGTGTTATCTGCTGATGCAAAAGAAGCCAAAGTTATCTTAAAAACAGGCGACAACATTACATTAGATTTAAAAGCGGTTCGTTGGGCTCGTAAATTTATTTCTGATACCTCTCAAGGTGCAACACCGACAAAAGTTGATGCGGTTGTGCATGCTGGAGAGCAAATATGGGTACGTCAAAATAACGAAAACAACTGGGTGTTAGCCCAACTTCCGGGGGTTAATGCTGCATTTGTTGCATTAGATCCTATCAATGGAGGGATTATTGCGCTCGTTGGTGGTTTTGATTTTGAGATCAGTAAATTTAACCGAGTTTCTCAATCGTTACGCCAAGTCGGTTCAAATATTAAACCTTTCCTATACGCTGCTGCATTAGATAAAGGATTGACGTTATCGACACTGCTTAATGATTTACCTATTAGCCGTTGGGATGCTGGTGCAGGTACAGATTGGCGACCTAAAAACTCACCCCCCACTTATGCTGGTCCTATTCGTTTACGCCAAGGTTTAGGTCAGTCTAAAAACGTGGTGATGGTACGTGCAATGCGTGCAATGGGTGTGGATTATGCTGCTGATTATCTATTACGTTTTGGTTTTCCTAATCAAAATATCGATAGAACAGAATCGTTAGCATTAGGATCACCATCATTTACACCAATGCAAATGGTACGAGGGTTTGCTGTTATGGCAAACGGCGGATATCTTATCGAGCCTTATTATATCCAACGTATTGAAAATGCTGATGGCGAAGAACTGTTTACTGCAAATCCAAAGGTAGCTTGCCCAGATTGTACGGATATTCCCGTTATTTACGGCGATACCCTGCGTTCTATTGCGTTATCTGATGACTATATGGAAAACGTTGCTCAATCTAATAAATCTCAGCCAGCAGCAGCTACGCCTGAAATTGAATTAGAACAAGCCCCGTTAGCTGAAACTGTAAAAGAAAGCCCTTATGCACCACACGTTATCAGCACACCTCTGGCGTTCTTAATGCATGATGCATTAAGAACAAACCTTGTAGGTGAACCAGGATGGTCTGGTACAGGTTGGCGCGCTGTTCGTGATCTGAAACGCCAAGATATTGGTGGTAAGACAGGAACAACCAATAGTTCTAAAGATGCATGGTTCTCTGGATATGGCGCTAATATTGTTGCCACAGCTTGGATTGGTTTTGATGACAGTAGTCGTAATTTAGGTCGAACGGCTGCTAGTGGTGGTGAAGCTGGTGCGAAAACCGCACAACCGATTTGGAACGACTTTATGAAAGTGGCTCTCGACGGTGTGCCTGTTAATATGATGCCAGTACCAAAAGGTGTTGTAGCCGTTCAAATTGATAGAAGAACAGGAAAATTGGCGGGTGACGGCTCTTCAATGAAAGAATATTTTATTGAGGGAACTCAACCGACAGAAAGAGCAAAAAATGAAGTAGGAACACAGATTTTTGAGGATAATGGCGAATCTAACGAATTATTCTAA
- the nudE gene encoding ADP compounds hydrolase NudE, translating to MKELKKPNILNIDNIARSQLFQIQSVNLEFSNGEKRTYERMKPANREAVMIVPIIDDHLILIREYAVGIENYDFGFPKGAIDPGENALQAANRELKEEIGYGAHSLIELAKLSMAPSYFSSKMNIVIAHNLYPEQLEGDEPEPLIQIRWPIAKMMDLLDHPDFTEARSVSALFLAHRYLLQNK from the coding sequence ATGAAAGAACTCAAAAAACCCAATATATTAAACATTGATAACATCGCCCGTTCTCAATTATTTCAGATCCAATCCGTTAATCTGGAGTTTAGTAACGGAGAAAAGCGCACTTATGAGCGAATGAAACCCGCTAATCGTGAAGCCGTTATGATTGTGCCTATTATTGATGACCATCTTATCCTTATTCGTGAATACGCCGTAGGTATCGAAAATTACGATTTTGGTTTTCCAAAAGGCGCCATTGATCCAGGTGAAAATGCCCTACAAGCTGCAAACCGCGAACTAAAAGAAGAAATTGGCTATGGTGCCCACTCGTTAATAGAACTCGCAAAACTTTCTATGGCGCCATCCTATTTTTCTAGCAAAATGAATATTGTCATTGCACATAATCTTTACCCAGAGCAACTCGAAGGTGATGAACCTGAGCCTCTGATCCAAATACGCTGGCCTATCGCAAAAATGATGGACTTACTCGATCATCCCGATTTTACAGAAGCTCGCAGTGTCAGTGCCCTCTTCTTAGCCCATCGCTATCTATTACAAAATAAATAG
- the hslR gene encoding ribosome-associated heat shock protein Hsp15 yields the protein MSQPSQESGVRLDKWLWAARFYKTRAIARTMIEGGKVHYNGVRSKPSKIVEEGAEIRLRQGNDERTVILLMVSSQRQGAAQAQALYCETPESIAKREKIALARKMNALTMPHPERRPDKKERRTLLRFKQTNLQESD from the coding sequence ATGAGTCAACCATCGCAAGAAAGTGGCGTCCGTTTAGATAAATGGCTTTGGGCTGCACGTTTCTATAAAACGCGCGCTATTGCTCGCACAATGATTGAAGGTGGCAAAGTTCACTACAATGGGGTGAGAAGTAAGCCAAGTAAAATTGTTGAAGAGGGGGCTGAAATACGCCTACGACAAGGTAATGATGAACGGACGGTAATTCTTCTTATGGTAAGTTCACAGCGGCAAGGTGCTGCTCAAGCCCAAGCACTGTATTGTGAAACACCGGAAAGTATTGCTAAAAGAGAAAAAATTGCTTTAGCAAGAAAAATGAATGCATTAACAATGCCTCATCCGGAACGTCGTCCCGATAAAAAGGAAAGACGTACCTTACTTCGCTTCAAACAGACAAATTTACAAGAATCGGATTAA
- a CDS encoding SPOR domain-containing protein, translated as MDEFKPDNETKGNNSLKPDTSDRPERRTNRPRSNPLKNARFSVSRQQMMIGVGVLVLILLIIAISSALKSPETAEPAPATNTERNIDLSQQPSSVTPSENGQPSTPQSISGQDIQPVTPPSQNLPPMIDSQGQRVEIPGDIVDSLNQQQTGINQATNQQNTQQPKPVQPVTQPPVTQPVQKPAEVKTPPTKPLTPAATTQPKPTATKPVVSGSLSAGNLSTIPATNYTLQLSGASRQDTLEAFAKKNLNGNYAIYKTQRNGNPWYVLIYGNYRNISEAKQAISSLPTPVQAKQPWVRPMKHVHQDLKK; from the coding sequence ATGGACGAGTTCAAACCTGATAATGAAACCAAGGGTAATAATTCACTCAAACCTGATACATCGGATAGACCTGAACGTCGAACCAACCGACCTCGTAGTAATCCATTAAAAAACGCACGATTCTCTGTATCCCGTCAACAGATGATGATTGGTGTCGGTGTTTTAGTCCTTATTCTGCTCATTATCGCAATAAGCTCAGCATTAAAATCACCAGAAACAGCTGAACCTGCGCCTGCAACCAATACAGAACGAAATATCGACTTATCTCAGCAACCGTCATCCGTTACGCCTTCAGAAAATGGTCAACCATCAACACCTCAATCTATTTCTGGGCAAGATATACAACCGGTAACACCACCTTCACAAAATTTACCGCCAATGATTGATTCTCAAGGTCAACGTGTTGAGATCCCTGGAGATATCGTTGATTCTTTAAATCAACAACAAACGGGTATTAATCAAGCGACTAATCAGCAAAATACACAACAGCCAAAACCGGTACAACCTGTTACACAGCCGCCTGTCACTCAGCCAGTACAAAAACCAGCTGAAGTAAAAACACCACCAACAAAACCACTAACACCAGCAGCGACCACGCAACCTAAACCTACGGCGACTAAACCTGTTGTTTCTGGCTCATTATCAGCAGGTAATTTAAGCACGATCCCTGCGACTAACTATACGCTGCAATTAAGTGGTGCAAGCCGCCAAGATACCTTAGAGGCTTTCGCTAAAAAGAACCTTAATGGAAACTACGCTATTTACAAAACACAGCGTAACGGTAACCCATGGTATGTACTCATCTATGGAAATTATCGTAATATAAGTGAGGCCAAGCAGGCCATTTCTTCTTTACCAACGCCAGTACAAGCAAAACAACCTTGGGTTAGACCGATGAAGCATGTTCATCAGGATCTAAAAAAATAA
- the pilQ gene encoding type IV pilus secretin PilQ, producing MKIGILITILCMTTAIMAHTRDPFFPDTHDEKTSSTFVEERISTTGQSEELHHQLYPLNYADAERLGEQLSRHTIPLLSQQGRVIIDKEANSLSIIDNSKTLSEIGDWLKLRDTPQQQVHITAHIVSSSQDALNELGTQWGLQALKTQAEAASATPNAISTGASLNSAQSTPSLSALSLHQNTKNPLHYIAFNIARINGRLLELELSALEQEKQLAIIASPRLTTAHEKTASIKQGTEIPYVSRDNEITRVQFKEAVLGMEVTPIIQRNKKIRLILKISQNTPGIALVQGGSEHLSIDKQEISTEVTIRDGETIMLGGIFQQKQQEHTAKIPFLSSIPLLGVLFSHKRDQHSRHELVIFITPKLI from the coding sequence ATGAAGATAGGTATTTTAATCACCATATTATGTATGACCACCGCTATTATGGCTCACACTAGAGATCCCTTCTTTCCTGATACCCATGACGAAAAAACATCATCTACCTTTGTTGAAGAGCGAATATCAACTACTGGACAATCCGAAGAATTACATCACCAGCTTTATCCTCTAAATTATGCTGATGCTGAAAGACTAGGCGAACAACTAAGTCGTCACACGATCCCATTACTTAGTCAACAGGGGCGAGTGATTATTGATAAAGAAGCGAATAGTCTCTCGATAATTGATAATAGTAAAACACTGTCTGAAATTGGAGATTGGCTAAAATTACGGGATACTCCACAACAACAAGTTCATATCACCGCACATATTGTAAGTAGCAGTCAGGATGCTTTAAATGAATTAGGCACTCAATGGGGATTACAAGCGTTAAAAACACAAGCCGAAGCAGCATCGGCAACACCCAATGCTATTTCAACAGGCGCCTCGCTTAATTCAGCACAATCAACCCCTTCACTTTCTGCATTATCACTCCATCAAAACACTAAAAATCCGCTTCACTATATTGCATTTAATATTGCCAGAATTAATGGGCGCTTATTGGAGCTTGAATTAAGCGCATTAGAACAAGAAAAACAATTAGCTATTATCGCAAGTCCACGACTAACAACTGCCCATGAAAAAACAGCATCCATCAAACAAGGCACAGAGATCCCCTATGTCAGTCGAGATAATGAAATTACACGAGTTCAATTTAAAGAAGCCGTCCTAGGTATGGAAGTAACCCCCATTATTCAGAGAAATAAAAAGATAAGATTAATACTTAAAATTAGTCAAAACACGCCAGGTATTGCTCTGGTTCAAGGCGGAAGTGAACATCTGTCTATTGATAAACAGGAGATCAGCACTGAAGTGACTATTCGAGATGGAGAAACCATTATGTTAGGAGGTATATTTCAGCAAAAACAGCAAGAACACACGGCAAAGATCCCCTTTTTATCCTCTATTCCATTGTTAGGCGTACTTTTTAGTCATAAAAGAGATCAACACAGCCGCCATGAATTGGTTATTTTTATTACACCCAAATTAATCTAA
- the aroB gene encoding 3-dehydroquinate synthase, with protein sequence MEKITVTLGERSYPITIASGLFHQEETFLPLKAGQQVMIVTNVTLAPLYLEKVTDTLKKQGVLVDSVILPDGEQYKSLEIMNDVFTALLEKNHNRDTTLIALGGGVIGDLTGFAAASYQRGVRFIQVPTTLLSQVDSSVGGKTAVNHPLGKNMIGAFYQPASVVIDLDCLATLPSRELSSGLAEVIKYGIILDKDFFIWLENNIDKLLALDPKAMAFCIRRCCELKADVVAADEKETSGLRALLNLGHTYGHAIEAHMGYGVWLHGEAVSAGMVMAARTSQSLGQFTEEETQRVIQLLEKANLPVNGPIEMTPDDYLPHMMRDKKVSGGKLHLVLPKGIGQSELRADITREQVRKAITSCINAN encoded by the coding sequence ATGGAAAAAATCACTGTCACATTAGGTGAAAGAAGCTATCCCATTACCATTGCTTCTGGCCTTTTTCATCAAGAAGAGACCTTTTTGCCTTTAAAAGCGGGGCAGCAAGTTATGATCGTCACAAACGTGACACTTGCTCCACTTTATTTAGAAAAGGTAACGGACACCTTAAAAAAACAAGGTGTTTTGGTTGATAGCGTAATTTTGCCTGATGGCGAACAATATAAATCGCTTGAAATCATGAATGATGTCTTTACTGCATTATTAGAAAAAAACCACAATCGAGATACAACACTTATCGCATTAGGTGGTGGTGTTATTGGTGATCTAACGGGATTTGCCGCAGCAAGTTATCAACGTGGCGTTCGCTTTATTCAAGTACCAACCACACTATTGTCACAAGTCGATTCTTCTGTTGGTGGAAAAACCGCAGTTAATCACCCTCTTGGCAAAAATATGATTGGTGCATTTTATCAGCCCGCTTCTGTTGTTATCGATCTCGATTGTCTTGCCACATTACCATCTCGTGAACTTTCATCGGGTCTAGCTGAAGTTATTAAATATGGCATCATTTTAGATAAAGACTTTTTTATCTGGCTTGAAAATAATATTGATAAACTCTTGGCTCTTGATCCTAAAGCCATGGCATTTTGTATCCGTCGTTGCTGTGAGCTAAAAGCGGACGTCGTTGCCGCTGATGAAAAAGAAACAAGTGGTTTACGCGCACTCCTCAACCTTGGTCATACCTATGGACACGCCATTGAAGCTCATATGGGCTATGGTGTCTGGTTGCATGGTGAAGCCGTTTCTGCAGGCATGGTAATGGCGGCAAGAACATCTCAATCGCTTGGTCAATTCACTGAAGAAGAAACTCAGCGTGTTATTCAATTGCTTGAGAAAGCCAATCTCCCAGTCAATGGTCCTATTGAAATGACGCCTGATGACTATTTACCTCATATGATGAGAGATAAAAAAGTATCTGGTGGCAAATTACACCTTGTTTTACCAAAAGGTATCGGTCAATCTGAATTGCGTGCCGATATTACTCGCGAACAAGTCCGCAAAGCGATAACATCTTGTATTAACGCAAATTAA